In one Pseudomonadota bacterium genomic region, the following are encoded:
- a CDS encoding TRAP transporter small permease, which produces MQRAITTSLRFLCAGSLSALLLVVLLVIVDTKLELGAAWASELSRFLLGWTVMLGGALAYAELNHLGLDIVVNGFQPAARRGALVIGHVCVLCFAVGVLIYGGAQLVQGRAEMGQTMPALGISRAWFYLSMPVAGVLMGLAAVGHLGQKRD; this is translated from the coding sequence ATGCAGCGCGCGATCACTACAAGCCTCCGTTTCCTGTGCGCCGGCAGCCTGAGCGCTCTGCTGCTGGTGGTGCTTCTGGTTATCGTCGATACCAAGCTGGAGCTTGGCGCTGCCTGGGCCAGCGAGTTGTCGCGTTTCTTGTTGGGCTGGACCGTGATGTTGGGCGGAGCCCTGGCCTATGCCGAGCTCAACCACCTGGGCCTCGACATCGTCGTGAACGGGTTCCAACCTGCGGCACGTCGGGGCGCGCTTGTCATCGGTCACGTCTGCGTTCTGTGCTTCGCCGTGGGTGTGTTGATCTACGGCGGCGCACAGCTGGTGCAGGGACGGGCGGAAATGGGGCAAACCATGCCGGCGCTGGGGATTTCCCGCGCCTGGTTCTATCTCAGCATGCCCGTGGCCGGCGTGCTGATGGGCCTGGCCGCCGTCGGCCACCTCGGTCAGAAGCGGGACTAG